In Leptolyngbya sp. SIO1E4, one DNA window encodes the following:
- a CDS encoding DUF4347 domain-containing protein, whose protein sequence is MKYPLSIGCDRPLRDRLVFIDLSIDDSASLINGVTPDSDVFLLDPAECGITQITAILSGRTHIASVHIVSHGRPGEVQLGSTRVTVDTLDRNQNALRSWRQALRPDAEVLFYGCNVAAGDAGAAFLAQLKQQVGAEVAASSTPIGSTQQGGNWTLDVTTGSQQSALAFQPEAMAAYASVLTLLEEDFTGGFPPPGWTTFDGESEPGAERPFFPGTEDWSSTFFRGSNIAFISGEDIEDGFAQEWLVTTQLQPNAENSTLSFDAYTFLGEGPSDYSIRVSTGEQTDQSSYETVATYTSDDFTNDPQTFEVDLSNFVGESVYVGFVFENDDGDTWVLDDVGGIPLAPNVSVASPGGRFGLSEGGTEQTLIVELVAAPTEDVTVSFTTDTDEVAAVAPLTFTPENWDTPQLITFTAVQDGIEEGEEATSIGVEISSDDAAYDAVTVEDIDGTITDAGIPFFPSYRTVDETYGDLEALATANPDLASWIDIGDSYDKITPGGSEGDDIFALKLTNEEFTPADGSEKPVFFMQATIHAREYTTTELVTRFAEELVAGYGVDADTTWLLDYNEIHIVPIVNPDGRRIAEQGYLWRKNTNPNPQPGDEPAPFPNFGVDLNRNYGFEWANGVAADGTTGIGSTDNPTSDSYHGDGPFSEPESAAVSEYVSTLFEPNGPELLNDPTPELDRVYAPVPDDISGIYIDYHSFGEAILYSWGWAEGLIAPNDTELSNLARRYGFFTGEVGDPYDSLPAQVFGAVGGATDDWAYATFGIPGFTLELGTTFFEPSENFENEILPDNIPAMYYMAKAARRPYQTPFGPEAIEVDLDRPQVVAGTSVELSVLADDARYADSDAIGGGQDENPSTFENIAAGRYSINQPSWIPGVELFEMTAADGSFDSSLETLTATVETTGLDSGRHTLFVEGQDAAGNWGVPTAVFLDVVSAPDDAVVTEGSDAAETLRGTNGSDVIYALGGDDTVAGGLGDDVLFGGDGDDVLRGDRNRRGSGTPLDGNDTIYGGDGNDRIGGKGGDDKLYGDAGDDQIWGDAGDDLLWGGSGNDTLTGGDGSDTFVLTTEVGTNTITDFEVGTDFLGLFGTLSFEQLSIGQDDQDTLIEFNDQTLAVLLGVGAAAIAESSFVSV, encoded by the coding sequence GTGAAATATCCACTCTCTATCGGCTGCGATCGCCCTCTCCGCGATCGCCTCGTTTTTATCGATCTCTCCATTGACGACTCCGCCAGTCTCATCAACGGGGTAACCCCAGATTCAGACGTCTTTCTCCTCGATCCAGCTGAATGTGGGATCACTCAAATTACAGCCATCCTCTCAGGCCGCACCCATATCGCCAGCGTGCATATCGTCTCCCATGGTCGTCCAGGTGAGGTGCAACTTGGCAGCACTCGGGTCACTGTAGACACCCTCGATCGCAACCAAAATGCCCTGCGTTCCTGGCGCCAAGCCCTGCGCCCTGATGCTGAAGTGTTGTTCTATGGATGTAATGTGGCCGCGGGAGACGCCGGTGCCGCATTCTTAGCTCAGTTAAAGCAGCAGGTTGGGGCCGAGGTGGCTGCCTCTAGCACACCCATTGGCAGCACTCAACAGGGTGGCAACTGGACGTTAGACGTCACCACAGGGAGCCAGCAATCAGCCTTAGCGTTTCAGCCCGAAGCCATGGCTGCCTACGCCTCCGTTTTGACCCTGTTAGAAGAAGATTTCACAGGCGGGTTTCCCCCGCCCGGCTGGACTACGTTCGATGGTGAGAGTGAACCCGGCGCTGAGCGACCCTTCTTTCCAGGGACGGAAGACTGGTCCTCTACTTTCTTTAGGGGTAGCAACATTGCCTTTATTTCTGGCGAAGACATCGAAGACGGGTTTGCGCAGGAATGGCTAGTCACGACACAGCTGCAGCCCAACGCCGAAAATAGCACCCTGTCATTTGATGCGTATACCTTCTTGGGTGAAGGCCCCAGTGATTACTCGATCCGAGTTTCAACGGGGGAACAAACCGATCAAAGCAGCTACGAGACCGTTGCCACCTACACCTCCGATGATTTCACCAATGACCCGCAAACCTTTGAGGTAGATTTAAGCAACTTTGTGGGCGAGTCCGTTTACGTCGGGTTTGTTTTCGAGAATGACGATGGCGATACCTGGGTTCTCGATGACGTTGGCGGGATTCCCCTGGCCCCCAATGTCTCTGTGGCGTCTCCCGGGGGTCGGTTTGGCTTGAGTGAAGGCGGTACCGAACAGACCTTAATCGTTGAGCTTGTAGCAGCCCCCACCGAAGACGTAACCGTGAGCTTCACAACGGATACCGACGAGGTGGCAGCGGTGGCGCCGCTTACCTTTACACCCGAGAACTGGGATACCCCTCAGTTGATCACATTTACGGCGGTTCAAGATGGCATTGAGGAGGGTGAGGAAGCCACCTCAATCGGCGTCGAAATCAGCAGTGATGATGCGGCCTATGATGCGGTTACGGTCGAGGATATTGACGGCACCATCACAGACGCTGGCATTCCATTTTTCCCTAGCTATCGCACGGTTGATGAAACCTATGGCGACTTAGAAGCGCTGGCGACTGCAAATCCGGACTTGGCTTCCTGGATCGATATTGGCGATAGCTACGACAAAATCACGCCCGGCGGATCGGAGGGCGACGATATCTTTGCGCTCAAGCTCACCAATGAGGAATTCACACCCGCCGATGGCAGTGAGAAGCCGGTATTCTTCATGCAGGCCACCATTCATGCGCGGGAATACACCACCACTGAGTTGGTGACCCGCTTTGCCGAAGAACTTGTGGCTGGCTATGGCGTGGATGCCGATACAACCTGGCTGCTGGACTACAACGAAATTCACATTGTCCCCATCGTCAACCCTGATGGTCGTAGGATTGCTGAGCAGGGGTATCTATGGCGCAAAAATACAAATCCCAACCCTCAACCGGGGGATGAACCAGCACCATTCCCAAACTTTGGCGTTGACTTGAACCGTAACTACGGATTTGAGTGGGCCAATGGGGTCGCCGCTGATGGGACGACCGGAATCGGATCCACGGATAATCCAACGTCTGACAGTTACCACGGAGACGGTCCCTTCTCCGAACCTGAAAGTGCGGCGGTTAGCGAATACGTGTCCACATTGTTTGAACCAAATGGACCAGAACTCCTCAACGACCCCACCCCTGAGCTCGATCGCGTCTATGCTCCAGTGCCAGACGACATCTCAGGTATCTATATCGACTATCACAGCTTTGGTGAAGCCATTCTCTACTCTTGGGGGTGGGCTGAGGGGCTGATTGCACCCAACGATACGGAGCTGAGTAATCTGGCGCGCCGGTATGGCTTTTTTACAGGCGAAGTGGGTGATCCCTACGATTCACTCCCAGCTCAGGTGTTTGGCGCTGTCGGGGGCGCAACAGATGACTGGGCCTATGCAACTTTCGGTATCCCTGGCTTCACGCTAGAACTGGGGACGACCTTCTTTGAGCCCAGTGAGAATTTTGAGAATGAAATCCTGCCGGATAACATTCCGGCGATGTACTACATGGCCAAGGCGGCGCGGCGTCCGTACCAAACCCCCTTTGGCCCAGAAGCGATTGAGGTCGATCTGGATCGTCCCCAAGTGGTCGCCGGTACCTCAGTAGAACTCTCGGTACTCGCCGACGATGCTCGCTACGCTGACAGTGACGCCATTGGGGGTGGTCAAGACGAGAATCCCTCAACCTTTGAAAACATCGCCGCTGGTCGTTACTCCATCAATCAACCCTCCTGGATTCCAGGGGTGGAGCTGTTTGAGATGACCGCAGCGGATGGCAGCTTCGACAGTAGCTTAGAAACCCTCACAGCCACGGTCGAGACCACAGGACTAGACTCTGGACGCCACACCCTCTTTGTGGAAGGTCAGGATGCGGCGGGCAACTGGGGCGTTCCCACAGCCGTGTTCCTGGATGTGGTCAGTGCCCCAGACGATGCCGTTGTGACCGAAGGCTCTGATGCCGCCGAAACCCTGAGGGGCACGAACGGTTCAGACGTCATCTATGCTCTTGGTGGCGACGATACCGTCGCCGGAGGACTCGGGGACGACGTGCTGTTTGGGGGAGACGGGGATGATGTGCTGCGGGGCGATCGCAACCGACGCGGCTCTGGTACCCCCCTGGATGGCAATGACACCATCTATGGCGGCGACGGGAATGACCGCATCGGCGGCAAAGGGGGTGACGACAAACTCTATGGCGATGCCGGAGATGACCAAATCTGGGGAGACGCGGGGGATGACCTGCTCTGGGGGGGTAGCGGCAACGACACCCTGACGGGCGGCGACGGCAGCGATACCTTTGTTTTGACCACTGAAGTCGGCACCAACACCATTACAGATTTTGAGGTGGGTACCGACTTTTTGGGACTATTTGGCACCTTGAGTTTTGAGCAACTGTCCATTGGCCAAGATGATCAAGACACGCTCATTGAGTTTAATGACCAGACGTTGGCCGTCCTTTTAGGGGTCGGTGCAGCAGCAATTGCGGAGTCATCGTTTGTCTCGGTTTAG
- a CDS encoding PspC domain-containing protein: MIYALLNRVLLFAAPALAAVANRRSLSIRWQLIFLGICILYGSCPLLLAWGGLWLAERFNCEGYGMLVFHCPDFAWLGSLTSLMVFTHWFAMLTVPSAVLGCLGLLISLGLKVNASRINVNTSERSTGVFYRSRQHKIISGMCAATAQQLRLPISAVRIVIVMLVVVFPRTALSLYLWCWLAFPQELLQNSI; encoded by the coding sequence GTGATTTATGCCTTGTTGAATAGAGTCTTGTTGTTTGCTGCGCCAGCCCTTGCGGCTGTGGCAAATCGGCGATCGCTGTCGATTCGTTGGCAATTAATTTTTTTGGGTATTTGTATCTTGTATGGAAGTTGTCCCCTCCTCCTTGCTTGGGGCGGGCTGTGGTTAGCTGAACGCTTTAATTGTGAAGGTTACGGGATGCTAGTCTTTCACTGTCCAGATTTTGCCTGGCTGGGTTCGCTAACTTCACTGATGGTGTTTACCCATTGGTTCGCAATGTTGACAGTTCCATCGGCTGTTTTAGGCTGTTTAGGGCTGTTGATTTCTTTGGGTTTAAAGGTGAATGCATCGCGAATAAATGTAAACACCTCAGAACGGTCAACCGGTGTTTTTTATCGCAGCCGTCAACACAAAATCATTTCAGGTATGTGTGCCGCGACCGCCCAACAATTGCGTTTGCCGATTTCAGCGGTTCGGATTGTCATTGTGATGTTAGTCGTTGTTTTCCCTAGAACGGCGTTATCGCTGTACCTTTGGTGCTGGCTTGCGTTTCCCCAAGAGCTCCTGCAGAACTCTATTTAG
- a CDS encoding GNAT family N-acetyltransferase, with translation MAGWDTPEARVHRAINTGQATYEEVVTFYRSGPDIDPQPQAPQAQTSPSQTERVTPNNPAPSEALPVSLREITADTVRTITDLEVAPEQEHFVASNAISLAEALFAPEAWYRAIYQGETPVGFVMLYDETLRSPPPATPQVWLWRFMIDARYQRQGIGAAALEQIIDHVRVKGTVSSLFLSYVPEPGNPAALYQRYGFQPTGDIEDGEVVLALSLS, from the coding sequence ATGGCGGGGTGGGACACGCCGGAGGCCCGGGTGCATCGAGCCATCAACACCGGGCAAGCGACCTATGAAGAAGTCGTAACCTTCTACCGCAGCGGCCCCGACATCGACCCACAACCTCAAGCGCCCCAAGCCCAAACATCGCCGTCTCAAACTGAGCGCGTCACCCCCAACAATCCAGCCCCCTCAGAAGCTTTGCCGGTTTCCCTCCGCGAGATCACAGCAGACACCGTTCGCACCATCACAGATTTAGAGGTTGCACCAGAGCAAGAACACTTCGTCGCCAGCAATGCCATCTCGCTTGCCGAGGCTCTGTTCGCCCCAGAAGCCTGGTATCGCGCCATTTACCAGGGGGAAACGCCAGTGGGCTTTGTCATGCTCTATGACGAAACCCTGCGATCGCCCCCGCCCGCGACCCCTCAGGTCTGGCTCTGGCGCTTCATGATTGATGCCCGTTACCAACGCCAAGGCATTGGGGCAGCAGCCCTGGAACAGATCATTGATCATGTCCGGGTCAAAGGCACCGTCTCCTCCTTATTCCTTTCCTATGTCCCTGAACCAGGGAATCCAGCGGCGCTCTATCAGCGCTACGGCTTCCAGCCCACCGGGGACATTGAGGATGGGGAAGTGGTGTTGGCATTGTCCCTTAGCTGA
- a CDS encoding Uma2 family endonuclease, with protein sequence MSQASALPQTLRLELPLDVTLKVTQAQFETIAFANRDLRIERSAEGELIVNPPTGGETGHRNIKIAYFLVKWIEEQGGHGIAFDSSTGFKLPNSANRSPDASWIRSERWEDLSPEQRQGFMPLCPDFVIELRSPSDSLLKLQNKLQEYLENGASLGWLINPQDRQVEIYRSGQQTEVLENPETLLGEDILPGFVLDLRRVW encoded by the coding sequence ATGTCACAAGCATCAGCCCTTCCTCAAACCTTACGGTTAGAGTTGCCGCTTGACGTCACTCTCAAAGTCACACAAGCGCAATTTGAAACCATTGCCTTTGCCAATCGCGATTTACGAATAGAACGGTCTGCTGAGGGAGAGCTGATTGTGAATCCACCCACAGGGGGAGAAACAGGGCATCGCAACATTAAGATCGCCTACTTTCTTGTCAAATGGATAGAAGAGCAAGGTGGTCATGGTATCGCATTCGACTCCTCGACAGGGTTCAAACTGCCCAACAGCGCTAACCGTTCCCCCGATGCTTCCTGGATACGGTCTGAACGCTGGGAAGACCTCAGCCCAGAGCAGCGCCAAGGCTTTATGCCACTCTGCCCTGACTTTGTCATTGAGCTGCGTTCTCCCTCTGATAGCTTGCTCAAGCTGCAAAACAAGCTGCAGGAATATCTGGAAAACGGAGCTAGCTTAGGATGGTTGATTAATCCACAAGATAGGCAAGTGGAAATTTATCGATCCGGTCAGCAGACAGAAGTTTTAGAAAATCCAGAAACTCTGTTAGGTGAGGATATCTTGCCCGGATTTGTCTTAGATCTGAGACGAGTGTGGTAG
- a CDS encoding tetratricopeptide repeat protein → MAGHLFISHSSQNDDVVKKLREILELHGQVPWVDSRDLTGGDDLDTTIENSIRSARHFLVVLSIDALSSTWVQREVQLALEVAEHRKAEGYKVISVVLPGVQPGILKLLFPTEPLHIFVEDGPHGLNEAMPKIFAALGEQLPEDWDRSQTVEVAPVAELLLALTDPEIKEQDGVRRATATAKLTYIPADNSRAITSRRYSFTAPLGPVELGEIRWYIERYYQWPTGVFQNRAQTTEALLPEWGQALFQAAIGGESAREPLAEWCRASGSRRFSVQVDSEPMEGTAAEAAAQFREAASDLLSLPWEILHDGRGYLSQGAKGARVRRRLPNRKRTETLEADLPIRVLLVSPRPEIDEQGQAVGYIDHRISAQALVQAVETLGEDLVKVDSLQPPTFAAMKAALKAARDENDPYEIVHFDGHGVYDRRVGLGALCFENPRDSQKLGQRLLQLVYARELATELKDYGVPLFYLDACQTAQATEDPKASVAAKLLEEGVGSVVAMSHTVLVETARRFVEPFYRTLAEGKRVGDAMLAGQTSLYDDSYRAKVMGAGALHLQDWFVPVLYQDEADPQLFTVTVGEAAARLAGQRRERQLGHLPAPPEHAFVGRSRTLLHLERLLAQENYAVIRGSGGMGKTALATELARWLVRSGQFGRAAFVSVEPQNVQDVKGVLDAIGRQLVPKYTVAQYGNDLDRALQPVERALRDFATVIVIDNMESVLPDSQGNNPAGVADVTELLALCQRLLAADSRCRVIFTSRERLPEPFAGAKNTVELGRLREREAIQLVEQVMAQHGWEPPASDHAETPEEITELVQTVNCHPRALVLLAREVAKGVRATAQNIATLMAQLEAQDPGNRENSLYASVELSLRRLPTEMRERVNRLAVFHGGGHLLNMAHVMGIDTDQVGAVAASLIEVGMAEAQEYNYLRLDPALPAYLRLGQTAEQLAELEAIWTEAMVQLVDFLYQQFSKGSTMALRLTLLELPNLVALLDGLGQRVVADPAAAEQVSRTARYIEQLLSYLNRPQALARAVALREQAAAVIPEWGNASFNNERLLIERLLGQGQLQAAYEKAQALLEKAQAVGPGAYREADYDLAMAHFLLGRVLSDGGQAAPALELFAEAQRLFEALGEQGEGMASVTLAEQADCLQSLGQLDKAAATYEENIKRAEKLEDFRQVAVGKGQLATVRMLQEQYGEALALYQDARTLFEQQHEPKSVAVAWHQIGIVHQEAGQYEEAEAAYRRSLAINTQTHNLAGQASSLTGLGTLYNANLNRPEEAVTFYRQAADIYVALGDLRYEGVVRSNIANPLCKLKRYDEARSEILRAIECLDQLGHAAQPWKAFNILHNIETATGNPEAAQLAWQQAREAYLAYRRQGGYAQAYGGKLVEHVLGLMAQQQTEAINPLFEQLMNDPGTADWLKQFIQTVVAILNGSRDVTLADDMAIDYSYAAEILFLMERLG, encoded by the coding sequence ATGGCTGGACATCTCTTCATCTCTCACTCATCCCAGAACGACGACGTTGTCAAAAAGCTGCGAGAAATTCTTGAACTTCATGGTCAAGTCCCTTGGGTGGATTCGCGGGATCTGACTGGCGGGGATGACCTGGACACAACCATTGAAAACAGTATTCGCAGTGCCCGTCATTTCCTGGTAGTACTGAGTATTGATGCCCTCAGTTCTACTTGGGTGCAGCGGGAAGTGCAGCTGGCTTTGGAGGTGGCAGAACACCGCAAAGCTGAAGGCTACAAGGTGATCTCAGTGGTGTTGCCGGGGGTACAGCCAGGAATTTTGAAGTTGCTCTTCCCCACGGAGCCACTTCACATTTTTGTGGAAGATGGCCCCCATGGTCTGAATGAGGCAATGCCCAAGATATTTGCGGCGCTGGGGGAGCAGCTGCCGGAGGATTGGGATCGTAGCCAAACAGTTGAGGTAGCGCCAGTCGCGGAGCTGCTGCTAGCGCTGACCGACCCAGAGATTAAAGAACAAGACGGCGTGCGCCGGGCTACCGCTACCGCTAAACTCACCTACATCCCAGCAGATAACAGTCGAGCGATTACCAGTCGTCGCTACTCGTTCACGGCACCGCTGGGGCCAGTGGAGCTGGGGGAGATTCGCTGGTACATCGAGCGCTATTATCAATGGCCGACGGGGGTGTTCCAAAACCGGGCGCAAACGACAGAAGCGCTGTTGCCTGAGTGGGGGCAGGCGTTGTTTCAGGCGGCGATCGGGGGCGAGTCTGCACGGGAACCGTTGGCAGAATGGTGCCGGGCCAGTGGCAGCAGACGCTTTTCAGTCCAGGTGGATTCAGAACCGATGGAAGGCACCGCCGCAGAGGCGGCTGCCCAATTTCGAGAAGCAGCCAGTGATTTGCTGTCGCTGCCGTGGGAGATTTTGCATGACGGCAGGGGCTATCTGTCTCAGGGAGCGAAGGGGGCGCGGGTGCGTCGTCGCCTGCCGAACCGGAAGCGGACTGAGACGCTGGAAGCAGACTTGCCGATTCGGGTGTTGCTGGTCAGCCCGCGACCCGAGATTGACGAACAGGGACAGGCCGTGGGCTACATCGACCATCGCATCAGCGCTCAGGCCCTGGTGCAGGCGGTGGAAACCCTGGGGGAAGACCTGGTGAAGGTGGATAGTTTGCAGCCACCGACGTTTGCGGCGATGAAGGCGGCTTTGAAAGCAGCCAGAGACGAAAACGACCCCTATGAGATTGTCCATTTTGATGGCCATGGGGTGTATGACCGCCGGGTGGGGCTGGGTGCCCTGTGCTTTGAAAATCCCCGAGATAGCCAAAAGCTGGGTCAGCGGTTGCTGCAATTGGTGTATGCCAGAGAACTGGCGACAGAGCTGAAAGACTACGGCGTGCCCCTGTTTTACCTGGATGCCTGCCAGACTGCCCAGGCCACGGAAGACCCCAAAGCCTCGGTGGCGGCGAAGCTTTTAGAGGAAGGAGTGGGCTCGGTGGTGGCCATGAGCCACACGGTGCTGGTAGAAACCGCCCGCCGCTTTGTGGAGCCGTTTTATCGCACCCTGGCCGAGGGCAAGCGGGTGGGGGATGCCATGCTGGCCGGACAGACCAGCCTCTACGACGACTCGTACCGGGCCAAGGTGATGGGAGCCGGAGCATTGCACCTGCAGGACTGGTTTGTGCCGGTGCTGTATCAAGATGAAGCCGACCCGCAACTGTTTACCGTAACGGTGGGCGAAGCCGCCGCGCGCCTGGCCGGACAGCGACGGGAACGGCAGCTGGGCCACTTGCCCGCCCCACCCGAACACGCCTTTGTCGGACGCAGTCGCACGTTGCTGCACCTGGAACGGCTGCTGGCTCAAGAAAACTACGCGGTGATTCGCGGCAGCGGCGGCATGGGCAAGACGGCCCTGGCCACGGAGCTGGCCCGATGGCTGGTGCGCTCTGGGCAGTTTGGCCGAGCGGCCTTTGTGAGCGTAGAGCCCCAGAATGTGCAGGATGTGAAAGGAGTGCTGGATGCCATTGGCCGGCAGCTGGTACCGAAATACACCGTGGCCCAGTACGGCAACGACCTGGATAGAGCCCTGCAGCCGGTGGAGCGCGCCCTGCGGGACTTTGCCACGGTGATTGTGATTGACAATATGGAGTCGGTGCTGCCTGACAGCCAGGGCAACAACCCGGCAGGGGTGGCGGATGTGACAGAACTGCTGGCGCTGTGCCAGCGTTTGCTGGCGGCGGATAGCCGCTGTCGAGTGATCTTCACCAGCCGGGAGCGACTGCCGGAGCCTTTTGCGGGGGCTAAGAACACCGTGGAGCTGGGGCGGCTGCGGGAGCGGGAAGCCATCCAGCTGGTGGAGCAGGTGATGGCCCAGCACGGCTGGGAGCCGCCTGCCAGTGACCATGCAGAAACACCGGAAGAGATTACGGAACTGGTGCAAACCGTCAACTGCCATCCCCGAGCACTGGTGCTGCTGGCGCGGGAAGTAGCGAAGGGGGTGCGGGCCACGGCGCAGAATATAGCAACGCTCATGGCGCAGCTGGAGGCACAGGATCCCGGCAATCGTGAGAATTCATTATATGCCAGTGTGGAACTGTCATTGCGGCGCTTGCCGACGGAGATGCGGGAGCGGGTGAATCGGCTGGCGGTTTTCCACGGAGGTGGGCATCTGCTGAACATGGCTCATGTGATGGGGATTGACACCGACCAAGTTGGCGCAGTGGCAGCCAGCCTGATCGAGGTGGGGATGGCGGAAGCTCAGGAGTATAACTATCTGCGGCTTGACCCAGCGCTGCCTGCCTACCTGCGGCTGGGACAAACAGCAGAGCAGCTAGCTGAGCTGGAAGCCATCTGGACTGAGGCCATGGTGCAACTGGTGGATTTTCTGTATCAGCAATTTTCCAAGGGCAGCACCATGGCGCTGCGGCTGACGCTGCTGGAACTGCCCAACCTGGTGGCGTTGTTGGATGGGCTGGGGCAGCGGGTGGTGGCGGACCCGGCAGCGGCTGAACAGGTTAGCCGAACAGCAAGATATATTGAGCAACTGCTGTCATATCTGAACCGTCCACAGGCCCTGGCACGGGCCGTGGCGCTGCGGGAGCAGGCGGCGGCGGTGATTCCGGAGTGGGGTAATGCCAGTTTTAATAATGAGCGACTGCTGATTGAGCGGCTGCTGGGGCAGGGGCAGCTGCAGGCGGCCTATGAGAAGGCGCAGGCACTGTTGGAAAAGGCCCAGGCGGTGGGGCCAGGGGCCTATCGTGAGGCGGATTATGATTTGGCAATGGCCCATTTCTTGCTGGGTCGGGTGCTGAGCGATGGCGGGCAAGCGGCCCCAGCGCTGGAACTGTTTGCAGAAGCCCAGCGGTTGTTTGAGGCGTTGGGGGAGCAGGGAGAGGGCATGGCGTCTGTGACTCTTGCTGAACAAGCGGACTGCCTGCAGTCACTCGGGCAACTGGATAAGGCAGCCGCAACCTATGAGGAAAACATTAAAAGGGCTGAAAAACTTGAGGATTTTCGGCAGGTGGCGGTTGGTAAGGGGCAACTGGCCACGGTGAGAATGTTGCAGGAGCAGTATGGAGAGGCCTTGGCACTCTATCAAGACGCTCGCACCCTGTTTGAACAGCAGCATGAACCAAAATCGGTGGCGGTTGCCTGGCACCAAATCGGCATAGTGCATCAAGAAGCAGGACAGTACGAGGAGGCGGAAGCCGCCTATCGGCGATCGCTGGCGATTAATACCCAAACCCACAACCTGGCAGGCCAGGCCAGCAGTTTGACTGGGTTGGGCACTCTTTACAATGCCAACTTAAATCGCCCAGAAGAAGCGGTGACCTTTTACCGGCAGGCGGCGGATATTTATGTGGCCCTAGGAGATTTGCGGTATGAAGGGGTGGTACGAAGCAACATTGCCAATCCGCTATGCAAGCTCAAACGCTACGACGAAGCGCGATCTGAAATCCTGCGAGCTATTGAGTGTTTAGACCAACTTGGTCATGCCGCTCAACCTTGGAAAGCCTTCAACATCTTGCACAACATCGAAACCGCCACCGGCAATCCAGAGGCAGCCCAATTAGCTTGGCAGCAGGCGCGGGAGGCGTACCTGGCCTATCGGCGGCAGGGGGGCTACGCGCAGGCATACGGCGGCAAGCTGGTGGAGCACGTCTTGGGGCTGATGGCTCAACAGCAGACGGAGGCAATTAACCCACTATTTGAGCAGCTGATGAATGATCCGGGTACGGCAGACTGGCTCAAGCAATTTATCCAGACGGTGGTGGCTATTCTCAACGGCTCCCGCGATGTGACCCTGGCGGATGACATGGCGATTGATTACAGCTATGCAGCAGAGATTCTCTTTTTGATGGAAAGGTTGGGGTGA